A region of Cellulophaga sp. RHA19 DNA encodes the following proteins:
- a CDS encoding TIGR04283 family arsenosugar biosynthesis glycosyltransferase, protein MKQNKLSIIIPVFNEEASIAKLIKEINTRSTFKQIDEIIVVDGGSTDNTTTVATTLNVTVISSEKGRAKQMNAGAKVANGDILYFLHADTIPPYQFDCKILKAITDQNAAGSFRMQFDSKSIFLKFFAWFTRINHKVCRGGDQSLFITKDLFFKLNGFNEEYIIYEDGEFIERLYKATNFSVIQDKVTTSARKYQEKGMVKLQYHFGVIHLKKILGKTPQELHNYYKKNIAN, encoded by the coding sequence ATGAAGCAAAATAAGCTAAGCATTATAATACCCGTTTTTAATGAAGAGGCATCTATTGCCAAACTAATTAAAGAGATTAACACACGTAGCACCTTTAAACAAATAGATGAAATAATAGTTGTAGATGGTGGTAGTACAGATAATACTACCACTGTTGCTACTACTTTAAATGTAACTGTTATTTCTTCAGAAAAAGGACGCGCCAAGCAAATGAATGCAGGTGCAAAAGTAGCCAATGGTGATATTCTCTATTTTTTACACGCAGACACAATTCCTCCTTATCAATTTGACTGTAAAATATTAAAAGCCATAACAGACCAAAATGCTGCTGGTAGCTTTAGAATGCAATTTGATAGTAAAAGTATTTTTCTGAAATTTTTTGCGTGGTTTACTCGTATTAATCACAAAGTATGTAGAGGCGGTGATCAATCATTATTTATTACCAAAGATTTATTCTTTAAACTTAATGGCTTTAACGAAGAGTACATAATTTATGAAGATGGCGAATTTATAGAACGACTATATAAAGCCACAAATTTTAGCGTAATACAAGATAAGGTAACTACATCTGCACGTAAATACCAAGAAAAAGGAATGGTAAAATTACAATACCACTTTGGTGTTATTCACCTTAAAAAAATTTTAGGCAAAACTCCGCAGGAATTACATAATTACTACAAAAAAAATATAGCTAACTAG